The proteins below come from a single Serratia ficaria genomic window:
- a CDS encoding T6SS immunity protein Tli3 family protein: MKGNQSNRKIYIILGVIGIVLYGLFKLLQTMAGLTVGGSLGVGLGGMSGSQRLTESRKVETDAPTQVIYHIDEHRFLTLENYIACDKGGQVYYNDIQRGVKTLLGWDIDFNDFSYRRGNNVSAYQGVIINGADNGYLAFPGAVTAQYCGSGNSSTGCPVFIFFSADYGKTFIYRIIAKEYNTPVRFSKLKVMVANDGVYLRDESEPEPDYNNIRRYDYIFRVTKYRFDNDMLINVYGDWDEKIELLIKEELIRKNIPYADKYGPDFDFFDYARKITPPKTNEEINAMADEYSDIASVITKRVYKDKITFPSLPMQSIANKYSCDKAIKAKTITYISKNGRAEVVKNDQ; the protein is encoded by the coding sequence ATGAAAGGGAATCAATCAAACCGAAAAATCTATATTATTCTGGGCGTCATTGGGATCGTGCTGTATGGGTTATTCAAATTATTACAGACCATGGCCGGGCTCACTGTGGGGGGGAGCCTTGGTGTCGGACTGGGGGGCATGAGTGGCTCTCAGCGGTTGACGGAGTCCCGCAAGGTAGAAACCGATGCACCGACGCAGGTAATTTATCATATTGATGAACATCGTTTTCTTACGCTGGAAAATTATATCGCCTGCGATAAAGGGGGGCAGGTTTACTACAATGACATTCAGCGTGGAGTGAAAACTTTACTGGGATGGGATATCGACTTCAATGACTTCTCTTATAGACGGGGTAATAATGTTTCTGCCTATCAGGGGGTAATAATTAACGGCGCTGATAATGGCTATCTGGCATTCCCGGGGGCTGTGACTGCGCAATATTGTGGCAGTGGAAACTCTTCTACAGGTTGCCCAGTGTTCATTTTCTTTTCGGCTGATTATGGGAAGACGTTTATTTACAGAATTATTGCTAAAGAATACAACACCCCGGTGCGGTTCAGTAAACTAAAGGTGATGGTGGCAAATGATGGTGTTTATCTACGTGATGAGTCTGAGCCAGAGCCGGATTATAATAACATAAGAAGATATGACTATATTTTTAGAGTTACTAAGTACCGATTTGATAATGACATGTTGATTAATGTGTATGGTGATTGGGATGAGAAGATTGAACTCCTTATAAAAGAAGAGTTAATAAGGAAAAATATTCCGTATGCAGACAAATATGGTCCTGATTTTGATTTCTTCGACTACGCTAGGAAAATAACCCCTCCTAAGACTAATGAGGAAATAAATGCAATGGCAGATGAGTACAGTGACATTGCATCAGTGATAACAAAGAGGGTATATAAAGATAAAATAACATTCCCTAGCCTACCAATGCAAAGTATAGCTAATAAATATAGTTGTGATAAAGCAATTAAAGCAAAAACGATAACCTATATTAGTAAAAATGGCAGAGCGGAGGTGGTGAAAAATGACCAATAG
- a CDS encoding T6SS effector phospholipase Tle3 domain-containing protein: MTNRTEPVRELDCQFDDNGNPSWCSFPSHKNVQVRGACDLPPHLPGIVIFVHGVNSTGEWYQNAEVSLCSGLNKRLGLMGTSFELKENIYSNDGVVSVDKNGQLRIEQKNQLIRRVLPKPKKDQQSEKSPVIRFYWGYSSLKGEEDKYVIPLANQDGVDYHQLKRQGLSHEDIMKQGPFFWGGGPFQNGTNNLHALWSEKGFDENIMGISGVKTQWVNEDEDRLLTHAPPRKYYAHAAKRLADLLDLIREKYPRDTVSIISHSQGTMVAMAATALAKQAPDTLFILNSPFAMDNPQLHGVYLLPAEENISVAGRESTLSAIVNKVAQRATHLADLGYEGLCVGQSQDKKNWRPDIQHTAASEGQSTVIPERDNHGRTWIYFCPHDRVMGSLPLRSVGWQGLPNDKQGNPHKLLNQHQGHLFQRMLARSISCGDAPNPRTPFANLPDEKPFWDDKGDKYQSSSTTYPEPPAWQSVFINAEQVLEPIKATELIDFDKTRVGSEHDAEQKDGWGEFNVDGYKNDNTYDNYINLYPNQDVVIGFKQGPRGDYDRIPITRKETFEEKDLRLRSYVSQPTDHSTLPGNAAFMSRVVAYDLPVGYCDATWDKNFMDELRRLADWTQGLDPYLTTGTPNKVEEPALISRETMLGEMIRNKTKEYGY, from the coding sequence ATGACCAATAGAACAGAGCCTGTACGTGAATTGGACTGTCAGTTTGATGATAATGGAAACCCTTCCTGGTGTTCTTTTCCATCACATAAAAATGTTCAGGTCAGAGGAGCCTGTGATTTACCACCTCATTTGCCGGGGATCGTTATTTTTGTTCATGGCGTTAATTCCACAGGAGAATGGTATCAAAATGCGGAAGTTAGTTTGTGCTCTGGGTTAAATAAACGTTTAGGGCTAATGGGAACATCATTTGAACTAAAAGAAAATATTTACAGTAATGATGGGGTAGTCAGCGTTGATAAAAATGGTCAGCTTCGTATAGAACAAAAAAATCAATTAATACGCAGGGTATTGCCAAAACCTAAAAAAGATCAACAATCAGAAAAATCTCCGGTCATTCGTTTCTACTGGGGGTATTCCTCACTCAAGGGCGAAGAAGATAAATATGTTATCCCATTGGCTAATCAAGACGGCGTGGATTATCACCAGTTAAAACGTCAAGGATTGTCACATGAAGATATTATGAAGCAGGGGCCATTTTTTTGGGGCGGTGGGCCTTTTCAGAACGGCACCAATAATCTTCATGCTCTATGGAGTGAAAAAGGCTTTGATGAAAATATTATGGGTATTTCGGGGGTTAAAACACAGTGGGTCAATGAAGATGAAGACAGATTATTAACCCATGCCCCACCGAGAAAGTACTACGCGCATGCGGCTAAACGCCTGGCGGATCTGCTGGACTTGATCCGAGAAAAATATCCCCGTGACACCGTGAGTATTATCTCACATAGCCAGGGAACCATGGTGGCTATGGCAGCAACGGCTCTAGCTAAACAAGCGCCTGATACGCTATTTATCCTCAACTCGCCTTTTGCAATGGATAATCCCCAATTACATGGTGTTTATTTATTGCCCGCAGAGGAGAATATTTCGGTTGCAGGTCGTGAAAGCACTTTATCTGCGATTGTTAACAAAGTTGCTCAGCGGGCGACACATCTCGCCGACCTTGGATATGAGGGGCTATGCGTCGGGCAGAGTCAGGATAAAAAGAACTGGCGGCCGGATATACAACATACCGCAGCAAGTGAAGGCCAAAGCACGGTTATTCCCGAGCGCGATAATCATGGTCGTACCTGGATTTATTTTTGTCCACATGACCGGGTTATGGGATCGCTACCGCTGCGTTCAGTAGGCTGGCAGGGACTGCCAAATGATAAGCAGGGAAATCCGCATAAATTACTAAATCAACATCAGGGGCATTTATTTCAGCGCATGCTGGCTCGCAGTATATCATGCGGTGATGCACCAAACCCCAGGACACCGTTTGCCAATCTGCCAGATGAAAAACCTTTCTGGGACGATAAAGGTGATAAGTATCAGAGTAGTAGTACAACCTATCCTGAACCACCTGCCTGGCAGAGCGTTTTTATTAACGCTGAACAGGTGCTTGAACCAATAAAAGCCACAGAATTAATTGACTTTGACAAAACAAGAGTTGGTTCTGAACATGATGCAGAGCAAAAGGATGGATGGGGGGAATTTAATGTGGATGGGTATAAAAACGACAATACCTATGACAATTATATAAATCTCTACCCAAATCAGGATGTGGTGATTGGATTTAAACAAGGTCCGCGTGGCGATTATGATCGTATTCCGATCACCCGCAAGGAAACCTTTGAGGAAAAAGATCTGCGTTTGAGGTCCTATGTTTCACAGCCTACAGATCACAGTACTTTACCAGGGAATGCTGCATTTATGTCGCGGGTTGTGGCTTATGATCTGCCGGTGGGGTATTGCGATGCCACCTGGGATAAAAACTTCATGGATGAACTACGTCGTCTGGCAGATTGGACTCAGGGGTTGGATCCGTATCTGACAACCGGAACCCCCAATAAAGTGGAAGAGCCAGCCCTGATAAGCAGGGAAACAATGCTGGGCGAGATGATCCGCAATAAAACCAAAGAATACGGATATTGA
- a CDS encoding PAAR domain-containing protein, with translation MGKYAVVLGDATSHGGKVSSASSSFEIEGKYAALLNDTVTCPEHSNNKIVECDIDAYEEGGRGIVLHGCKTECGAVVIASLPDMEIG, from the coding sequence ATGGGAAAATACGCAGTAGTACTGGGCGATGCCACCTCGCACGGCGGTAAAGTTTCATCCGCCTCATCCAGTTTTGAGATTGAAGGGAAATATGCCGCGCTGTTGAACGATACAGTGACTTGCCCGGAGCATAGCAATAACAAAATCGTTGAATGTGATATTGACGCCTACGAGGAAGGTGGGCGAGGTATCGTCCTACATGGCTGTAAAACCGAATGTGGTGCAGTGGTTATTGCCAGTCTGCCGGATATGGAGATCGGTTAA
- a CDS encoding ImcF-related family protein: MKGILRLVGMGLLVFIILLLILLLFSQIKQWSPEVGDNSSWLSLLGFIFLACLLCTVVFFIIPFQKNETPVTPENADITKKKNDPSGQPTSGDYSPLKDYLYRRYNLFWRRKVRLLLITGEDAVLASLVPGLKENQWLEGERTVLIYGGRLTAEVDTEKYAALRKLRRGRPLDGVVRVLAAGQNLTPQMSDSDLRGLEKIGEALRYSAPVYLWQLCGSAWPQEGRKSQSIGVTFPPQAVPENVVEQLNRLLPQLREQGMSQIAEQRQYDFLLRLAQQFEQGESERWETRLVPWLYSSQQQVPLRGLMFSPNGEEKPPIETIEIEACRSHSHALTLPVTWRGIVDDCTRVRGRRVGMAWERTFAWTLMGITGVWGMGMLLSFALNYGQISSVAAKARHLVEHPSVSDAQLTALHDLRNDAGRLQHHVQGGSPWYQRFGLDHNPHLLSAMLPWYGVANDRLIRDPANAALMQKLTALTNSAPNSDQRAQLAKPGYDQLKAWLMMARPDKVDEAFYAQTMQKVQPTRQGISTGLWQSLSPDLWAFSISGLSERPQWKITPDAALVSQSRQVLLQQIGRRNAEGTLYENMLKSVRRNFADVSLEDMTGGTDARRLFTTDEVVPGMFTRQAWEGGIQQAIEKAANSRRDEIDWVLSDSRKIVSSELSPEALKARLTQRYFTDFAGSWLSFLNSLRLNPARNIADVTDQLTLMSDVRQSPMIALMNTLAWQGQTGELREGLSDSIIKSAKDLIGNNDRPVIDQKAAGPQGPLDDTFGPLLTLMGKNQASNLMSADSTLSLQTYLTRITRVRLRLQQVASANDPQEMMQTLAQTVFQGKSVDLTDTRQYGSLVAASLGEEWSGFGNTLFVQPLTQAWETVLQPSAASLNDRWSRSVVANWHTAFEGRFPFAASKSDASLPMLAEFIRQDTGRIDRFLTAELSGVLHKEGSRWAPNRTNSQGLTFNPAFLKALNQLSQLSDILFTDGSQGISFELQARPVPQVVETQLTIDGQQLHYFNQMADWQSFRWPGDTFKPGAMLTWTSTNAGTRLFGDYSGTWGFIRWLEQGKRKQLDRSQWMMSFTAQDGRTLQWVLRSQLGKGPLALLDLRGFSLPENIFSVDAAATAQALTRSDNLAMDGME, encoded by the coding sequence ATGAAAGGAATCCTGCGTTTAGTGGGGATGGGGTTATTGGTTTTTATTATTTTACTCCTTATCCTTCTTTTGTTTTCTCAGATAAAGCAATGGTCTCCAGAGGTCGGTGATAACTCATCTTGGCTTTCTTTGCTGGGGTTTATTTTTCTGGCCTGCCTGTTATGCACTGTTGTTTTTTTTATCATCCCATTTCAGAAAAATGAAACACCTGTTACACCTGAAAACGCTGATATTACTAAAAAGAAGAACGACCCCTCGGGGCAACCTACTTCAGGTGACTATTCACCATTAAAAGATTATCTGTACCGTCGTTATAACCTCTTCTGGCGACGCAAAGTCCGTCTGTTGCTCATCACCGGTGAGGACGCGGTGCTGGCATCCCTTGTGCCTGGCTTAAAAGAAAATCAGTGGCTTGAAGGTGAGCGTACAGTTTTGATCTATGGCGGCCGTCTGACGGCTGAAGTAGATACAGAAAAATATGCCGCATTGCGCAAACTGCGTCGGGGACGCCCGCTGGACGGCGTCGTGCGGGTGCTGGCTGCAGGCCAGAATCTTACCCCACAGATGAGCGATAGCGATCTGCGGGGGCTGGAGAAAATCGGCGAGGCGCTACGCTATTCTGCCCCGGTTTATCTGTGGCAGCTTTGTGGCAGCGCCTGGCCGCAGGAAGGGCGTAAATCTCAGTCGATTGGGGTGACGTTCCCGCCGCAGGCAGTGCCGGAAAATGTGGTCGAACAACTTAACAGGCTATTGCCGCAGCTGCGTGAACAGGGCATGTCGCAGATTGCTGAACAGCGCCAATACGATTTTCTGCTGCGTCTGGCGCAACAGTTTGAACAAGGGGAAAGCGAACGCTGGGAAACGCGTTTGGTTCCCTGGCTCTACAGTTCCCAGCAGCAAGTCCCGCTGCGAGGGCTGATGTTCAGCCCGAATGGCGAAGAAAAACCGCCAATCGAGACCATTGAAATAGAAGCTTGCCGTTCTCACTCGCATGCCCTGACCCTGCCGGTAACCTGGCGGGGCATCGTCGATGACTGTACCCGGGTGCGTGGCCGCCGTGTCGGTATGGCGTGGGAGCGGACTTTCGCCTGGACACTGATGGGCATTACCGGTGTCTGGGGGATGGGGATGTTGCTCTCTTTTGCGCTGAACTACGGGCAAATTTCTTCTGTGGCGGCAAAAGCCCGTCACTTGGTCGAGCATCCCTCCGTTTCTGACGCTCAACTGACGGCCCTGCACGACCTGCGTAACGATGCCGGCCGCTTGCAACATCATGTTCAGGGCGGTTCACCGTGGTATCAACGTTTTGGCCTCGATCATAACCCGCACCTGCTGAGCGCGATGCTCCCGTGGTATGGCGTGGCGAATGATCGCCTGATCCGCGACCCGGCCAATGCTGCCCTGATGCAGAAACTGACTGCTCTGACAAACTCGGCACCCAACAGCGACCAGCGCGCACAGCTGGCGAAGCCGGGCTATGACCAGCTGAAAGCCTGGTTAATGATGGCCCGCCCAGACAAAGTGGATGAGGCGTTTTACGCCCAAACCATGCAAAAGGTGCAACCGACCCGGCAGGGGATTTCTACCGGATTGTGGCAGAGCCTTTCGCCAGACTTGTGGGCGTTCTCTATATCCGGGTTGTCGGAACGGCCCCAGTGGAAGATCACCCCGGATGCGGCGCTGGTCAGCCAGAGCCGTCAGGTGCTGTTGCAGCAGATTGGCCGCCGTAATGCGGAAGGAACCCTCTACGAAAACATGCTCAAATCGGTACGGCGTAACTTTGCCGATGTGTCGCTGGAAGACATGACCGGCGGCACCGATGCCCGCCGCCTGTTCACCACCGATGAGGTGGTGCCGGGTATGTTCACCCGTCAGGCATGGGAAGGGGGGATTCAGCAGGCCATCGAGAAAGCGGCGAACTCGCGCCGGGATGAGATTGACTGGGTACTGAGCGACAGCCGAAAAATCGTCTCCTCAGAGCTGTCGCCGGAAGCGCTGAAAGCGCGTCTGACGCAACGTTACTTCACCGACTTTGCCGGCAGTTGGCTGAGCTTCCTCAACAGCCTGCGGCTGAATCCGGCGCGCAATATCGCTGATGTGACGGACCAACTGACGCTGATGAGCGATGTTCGCCAGTCGCCGATGATTGCGCTGATGAACACGTTGGCCTGGCAGGGACAAACCGGCGAGCTGCGCGAAGGGTTGTCGGATTCCATTATCAAGTCGGCAAAAGATCTTATCGGCAACAACGATCGGCCGGTTATCGACCAAAAAGCGGCGGGACCGCAGGGGCCGCTGGATGACACCTTCGGGCCGCTGCTGACCCTGATGGGGAAAAACCAGGCCAGCAACCTAATGTCGGCCGACAGCACGCTGAGCCTGCAGACTTACCTGACCCGCATCACCCGCGTGCGCCTGCGTCTGCAACAGGTGGCGAGTGCTAACGATCCGCAGGAGATGATGCAGACCCTGGCGCAGACGGTGTTTCAGGGCAAAAGCGTGGATCTGACCGATACCCGGCAGTACGGCAGCCTGGTGGCGGCCAGTCTGGGTGAGGAATGGAGCGGCTTTGGCAACACCCTGTTTGTGCAGCCGCTGACCCAGGCCTGGGAAACCGTGCTTCAGCCGTCGGCAGCCAGCCTCAACGACCGCTGGAGCCGCTCGGTGGTGGCGAACTGGCATACCGCCTTTGAGGGCCGTTTCCCGTTTGCGGCGAGCAAAAGCGACGCTTCCCTGCCGATGCTGGCGGAGTTTATCCGCCAGGACACCGGGCGCATCGACCGCTTCCTGACCGCCGAACTCAGCGGCGTGTTGCATAAAGAAGGCAGCCGGTGGGCGCCAAACCGTACCAACAGCCAGGGGTTGACGTTTAACCCGGCGTTTCTGAAAGCGTTAAATCAGTTGAGCCAGCTATCCGACATTCTGTTTACCGACGGCAGTCAGGGCATCAGCTTCGAGCTGCAGGCCCGTCCGGTACCGCAGGTAGTGGAAACGCAACTGACCATCGACGGGCAACAGTTGCATTACTTCAACCAGATGGCCGACTGGCAGTCTTTCCGCTGGCCGGGGGATACCTTCAAACCCGGCGCCATGCTGACCTGGACCTCAACCAACGCCGGTACACGTCTGTTCGGAGATTACAGCGGAACCTGGGGCTTTATCCGCTGGCTGGAGCAGGGCAAGCGGAAACAGCTTGACCGCAGCCAGTGGATGATGAGCTTTACCGCCCAGGACGGTCGTACGCTGCAGTGGGTGCTGCGCTCCCAACTGGGCAAAGGGCCGCTGGCGTTGCTGGATTTGCGCGGTTTCAGTCTGCCGGAAAACATATTCAGCGTGGATGCCGCGGCGACGGCTCAGGCGCTGACCCGCTCTGATAACCTAGCCATGGATGGGATGGAATAA
- the tssA gene encoding type VI secretion system protein TssA — MATLQNLLRVCGADENALLAQARARSADWAHWLAPINGHEPTGEDPGYDDDFQRIREEVNKLSGIDTGLICQLAEKLLTGTCKDLRVITFYVWARLHQDGESGLAQGIELLAAMLVRFGTRLHPQRERSRKSALEWLGSNRVTDSLSLYPEVDMSTMQRITAALLLAEQTLQTFAEDARPDLAGLYQALDNRLVQSGGANSLVPQTSREENAAPVSVSSTPVMDAVTSGRDLLDQAKMLAKYLRDRPGGWLAGHHLLKSVRWDTLTELPPLDASGRTRLVAPKPDSRAHLKRLYLQKSWSELLEHTDTLLAQGVNHLWLDVQWYAWLALVKLDNDSVRADILCRDLEGLLARLPGLEALAFNDGTPFADEVTLNWIKENVLDDMPGWKDEPVTATASNSDDVLMLEPEVLAKADSEGFEAALSWLQVQPGYTSSRDRWLMRLLMARVSEQYGKNEMALHLLGELDGSARELTLEQWVPKLMFEVKARRLKLLRGKAGRSEADKTRLQPEMESLLSGLISLDPARAAVLCG; from the coding sequence ATGGCCACATTACAAAATCTGCTTCGGGTCTGTGGGGCAGATGAAAATGCCTTACTGGCTCAGGCCCGGGCCCGCAGTGCTGATTGGGCGCACTGGCTGGCACCCATAAATGGCCATGAACCGACCGGGGAAGACCCGGGCTATGACGATGATTTCCAGCGTATTCGCGAAGAGGTCAACAAGCTTTCGGGGATTGATACCGGGCTGATTTGCCAACTGGCGGAAAAGCTGTTGACCGGCACCTGCAAGGATCTGCGTGTCATCACCTTCTACGTTTGGGCGCGTCTGCATCAGGATGGCGAGTCCGGGCTGGCTCAGGGGATCGAGCTGCTGGCGGCAATGCTGGTGCGGTTCGGAACCCGATTGCATCCTCAGCGTGAGCGCAGCCGTAAATCTGCCCTGGAGTGGCTTGGCAGTAACCGTGTGACAGACAGCCTGTCTTTGTACCCGGAAGTGGATATGTCCACCATGCAACGCATCACGGCGGCGCTGTTACTGGCAGAGCAGACACTCCAAACGTTTGCTGAGGACGCTCGTCCGGATTTGGCAGGGCTGTATCAGGCGCTGGATAACCGGCTGGTGCAGAGCGGTGGTGCCAACAGTCTGGTGCCGCAAACCAGTCGTGAAGAAAACGCCGCTCCGGTGTCAGTATCGTCAACGCCGGTAATGGACGCCGTCACGTCTGGGCGCGATCTGCTCGATCAGGCCAAAATGTTGGCGAAATACCTGCGTGATCGGCCCGGCGGTTGGCTGGCCGGGCATCATCTGCTGAAAAGCGTGCGCTGGGACACGCTGACGGAGTTGCCGCCGCTGGACGCCTCCGGGCGCACCCGGCTGGTTGCGCCCAAGCCAGATAGCAGGGCGCATCTCAAACGTCTGTACCTGCAAAAAAGCTGGTCTGAGCTGCTAGAGCATACGGACACTTTGTTGGCGCAGGGGGTTAACCATCTGTGGCTGGATGTGCAGTGGTATGCCTGGCTGGCGCTGGTGAAGCTGGATAACGACAGCGTGCGTGCCGACATCCTCTGCCGTGACCTGGAAGGACTGCTGGCCCGCCTTCCGGGATTGGAAGCGCTGGCCTTCAATGACGGCACGCCTTTCGCCGATGAAGTGACCCTGAACTGGATTAAAGAGAACGTGCTTGACGATATGCCGGGCTGGAAGGATGAGCCGGTGACGGCAACGGCGAGCAACAGTGATGACGTACTGATGCTGGAGCCGGAGGTCCTGGCGAAAGCAGACAGTGAAGGCTTTGAAGCCGCGCTCAGCTGGTTGCAGGTTCAGCCGGGTTACACCTCTTCCCGCGATCGATGGCTGATGCGCTTACTGATGGCCCGGGTGAGCGAGCAGTACGGTAAAAACGAAATGGCGCTGCACCTGCTGGGTGAACTCGACGGCAGTGCCCGAGAACTGACGCTTGAACAATGGGTGCCAAAGCTGATGTTTGAGGTCAAAGCCCGCAGACTCAAACTGCTGCGTGGCAAGGCCGGGCGCAGTGAGGCGGATAAAACCCGTCTGCAGCCTGAGATGGAATCACTGCTTTCCGGGCTTATCTCTCTCGATCCGGCACGCGCCGCAGTGCTGTGCGGTTAA